In Thermoflexus hugenholtzii JAD2, the following proteins share a genomic window:
- a CDS encoding preprotein translocase subunit SecA → MLKQILGKILGEPSERWLRRWAPLVEAINRLEPEFEALTDAELRAMTDRFRSRIAEAISHHREAYRQAHLAWLVERDPQRRTQLEYEVRQRLSELRQAEEAILEEILPQAFAAVREASKRTLGLRHYDVQLLGGIALHFGKVAEMKTGEGKTLVATLPLYLNALLGLGAHLVTVNDYLARRDTRWMGPIYHLLGLRVGLLQAGEGNAYLYDPDYTGGKEDFAQLRPVSRKEAYLADITYGTNNEFGFDYLRDNMAFTLEARVQRLERPHRYAIVDEVDNILIDEARTPLIISGPAEEATEEYIRWAQIVRQLRPGDYEIDEKHRTVHLTDSGYDRVEQLIGKPLFDPERPEELTPEQMKMIHHLEQALKAQFLYHRNRDYIVQGRQVVIIDEFTGRLMPDRRWSDGLHQAIEAKEGVPIRPENVTYATITIQNYFRMYEKLAGMTGTAATEAEEFQKIYGLDVVVIPTHRPMIRIDHPDVIYRTKEAKHRAILREIVRMHTLGRPVLVGTTSVEASDYLSKRLQGEGLRWLALVDLVKDALRRGETGSKGEFSEEERALLNQPPDKLPLGKLRSWARAMGLDPDPMAPANLERLAALWDVEDSDRLRRVLERGIPHEVLNARHHDREARIIAQAGRVGAVTIATNMAGRGVDIKLGGELPEEVLGDVNRVLRRAGFNPYEMTFEERAEALRRLDSSQYGLYGEAVRRFLEHIEGERTVKALGGLHVIGTERHEARRIDNQLRGRAGRQGDPGSSRFYLSLEDDLLRRFAGDRLRRFMERVWEDEDEPLEHPWLNKTIEEAQRRVEGYNFDIRKHLLEYDDVLNRQRELIYSQRLRLLLRDDLHDDLWAMVEAEVDRRLRQMKPGEGWKVIEWLDSIQPPMVLGDGRFLPSFGLALLLERLRLDGNVAAEAMALLREAAQAAAAHWAEAAARAVQAVADRSREALSDWVETAERAFEDWLQESQESGQAPSLRSLLERVRELTGLEIRLEGMRAARPEEVRAALTEAVQEAGHRALRMQAMAAAARRVGIGFTLNEADLLESSWEDLAEIIREGVQAEAQARLEAHLREAEGLLTERLNGQRDATALAQALWEAQFTRQTAFDARTHQRVTYAQVVFPLSYLAGRLFEEIPEAERGPRILEHLHGVLEAREEELGRTTWASVADQRPVDLEEAARLSLQAWLGEARWEAVAEVPFRQWDPALQEEALRFFGRRAFSAAARDLLLSLIGQLWVEYLTAIENLRQGIGLEAFGQRDPLVEYKRRAFEMFQDLLNNIRAETVRRLFLIVPAGQALARERRSAPGARARVQAEPASRAIGRNDPCPCGSGKKYKHCHGRPGAPPLPGTAPSPRPTSEPRRR, encoded by the coding sequence ATGCTCAAGCAGATCCTGGGGAAAATCCTGGGCGAGCCGTCGGAGCGCTGGCTGCGGCGCTGGGCGCCTCTGGTGGAGGCCATCAACCGCCTGGAGCCGGAGTTCGAAGCGCTGACGGATGCGGAGCTGCGGGCGATGACCGACCGGTTCCGGTCGCGCATCGCCGAGGCCATTTCCCATCACCGAGAGGCCTACCGTCAGGCCCACCTGGCCTGGCTGGTCGAGCGCGACCCCCAGCGGCGCACCCAGCTCGAATACGAGGTCCGCCAGCGTCTCTCCGAGCTGCGCCAGGCGGAGGAGGCTATCCTGGAGGAGATCCTCCCCCAGGCCTTCGCCGCCGTCCGCGAGGCCTCCAAGCGGACCCTGGGGCTGCGCCATTACGATGTGCAGCTGCTGGGTGGCATCGCCCTGCATTTCGGCAAGGTCGCCGAGATGAAGACGGGTGAGGGGAAGACCCTGGTGGCCACCCTCCCCCTGTATCTAAACGCCCTGCTGGGCCTGGGCGCGCACCTGGTCACCGTCAACGATTACTTGGCCCGGCGCGACACCCGCTGGATGGGCCCGATCTACCATCTGCTGGGGCTCCGGGTCGGGTTGCTGCAGGCGGGGGAAGGCAACGCCTATCTGTATGATCCGGATTACACCGGGGGGAAGGAGGACTTCGCCCAGCTGCGCCCGGTCTCGCGCAAAGAGGCGTATCTCGCCGACATCACCTACGGGACGAACAATGAGTTCGGCTTCGATTACCTGCGGGACAACATGGCCTTCACCCTGGAGGCCCGGGTGCAGCGGCTGGAGCGCCCCCACCGCTATGCCATCGTGGACGAGGTGGACAACATCCTGATCGACGAGGCGCGCACGCCCCTGATCATCAGCGGGCCGGCGGAGGAAGCGACGGAGGAATACATCCGCTGGGCCCAGATCGTCCGCCAGCTGCGACCCGGGGACTACGAGATCGACGAGAAGCATCGCACAGTGCACCTCACCGATTCCGGCTACGACCGGGTCGAGCAGCTGATCGGCAAGCCGCTCTTCGACCCGGAGCGGCCCGAGGAGCTCACCCCCGAGCAGATGAAGATGATCCACCACCTGGAGCAGGCCCTCAAGGCCCAGTTCCTCTACCATCGCAACCGCGATTACATCGTGCAGGGGCGCCAGGTGGTGATCATCGATGAGTTCACCGGCCGCCTCATGCCGGACCGCCGCTGGTCCGACGGCCTCCACCAGGCCATCGAGGCCAAGGAGGGCGTCCCCATCCGCCCGGAGAACGTCACCTACGCCACCATCACCATCCAGAACTACTTCCGGATGTATGAGAAGCTGGCCGGTATGACCGGCACCGCGGCCACCGAGGCGGAGGAGTTCCAGAAGATCTACGGGCTGGACGTGGTGGTCATCCCCACCCACCGCCCGATGATCCGCATCGATCATCCCGACGTGATCTATCGCACGAAGGAGGCCAAGCACCGCGCCATCCTCCGCGAGATCGTCCGCATGCATACCCTGGGCCGGCCGGTCCTGGTGGGCACGACCTCCGTGGAGGCCTCGGACTACCTGAGCAAGCGCCTGCAGGGGGAGGGTCTGCGCTGGCTGGCCCTGGTCGATCTGGTGAAAGACGCCCTGCGGCGTGGTGAGACAGGATCGAAAGGTGAGTTCTCCGAGGAGGAGCGGGCGCTCCTCAACCAGCCGCCGGACAAGCTCCCCCTCGGGAAGCTCCGATCCTGGGCGCGGGCGATGGGGCTGGATCCCGACCCGATGGCCCCGGCCAACCTGGAGCGCCTGGCCGCCCTGTGGGACGTGGAGGACAGCGATCGGTTGCGGCGGGTCCTGGAGCGGGGGATCCCCCATGAGGTCCTCAACGCCCGCCACCACGATCGGGAGGCCCGCATCATCGCCCAGGCCGGTCGGGTGGGAGCGGTGACCATCGCCACCAACATGGCCGGGCGCGGCGTGGACATCAAGCTGGGCGGGGAGCTCCCCGAGGAGGTGCTGGGGGACGTCAACCGCGTCCTGCGCCGAGCCGGCTTCAACCCCTACGAGATGACCTTCGAGGAGCGGGCAGAGGCCCTGCGCCGGCTGGACTCCTCCCAATACGGGCTGTATGGCGAGGCGGTGCGGCGCTTCCTGGAGCACATCGAGGGGGAGCGCACGGTGAAGGCCCTGGGAGGCCTTCACGTCATCGGCACCGAACGCCACGAGGCCCGCCGGATCGACAACCAGCTGCGCGGCCGCGCCGGCCGCCAGGGAGATCCAGGGTCCTCCCGCTTCTATCTTTCCCTGGAGGACGACCTGCTGCGGCGGTTCGCCGGGGACCGGCTACGGCGTTTCATGGAGCGCGTGTGGGAGGATGAGGACGAGCCTCTGGAGCACCCGTGGCTGAACAAAACCATCGAGGAAGCCCAGCGGCGGGTCGAGGGCTACAACTTCGATATCCGCAAGCATCTCCTGGAATACGATGACGTCCTCAACCGCCAGCGGGAGCTGATCTACAGCCAGCGCCTGCGGCTGCTCCTGCGGGACGATCTGCACGACGACCTCTGGGCGATGGTGGAGGCGGAGGTGGATCGCCGCCTCCGGCAGATGAAGCCGGGAGAGGGGTGGAAGGTCATCGAGTGGCTGGACAGCATCCAGCCGCCGATGGTGCTGGGCGATGGGCGTTTCCTGCCTTCTTTCGGTCTGGCGCTGCTCCTGGAGCGCCTGAGGCTGGATGGCAATGTGGCCGCGGAGGCCATGGCGCTGCTGCGGGAGGCGGCCCAGGCGGCCGCCGCCCACTGGGCCGAGGCCGCCGCTCGCGCCGTTCAGGCCGTGGCGGACCGCAGCCGTGAGGCCCTCTCCGATTGGGTGGAGACCGCCGAGCGCGCTTTCGAGGACTGGCTTCAGGAGAGCCAGGAGAGTGGCCAGGCCCCAAGCCTCCGAAGCCTCCTGGAGCGAGTGCGGGAGCTCACCGGCCTGGAGATCCGTTTAGAGGGAATGCGAGCAGCGAGGCCGGAAGAGGTGCGAGCGGCCTTGACCGAAGCGGTGCAGGAGGCCGGCCATCGGGCCCTGCGGATGCAGGCCATGGCCGCCGCCGCCCGCCGGGTCGGGATCGGGTTCACGCTGAACGAGGCCGATCTTCTGGAGTCCTCCTGGGAGGATCTGGCGGAGATCATCCGGGAGGGCGTGCAGGCCGAAGCCCAGGCGCGCCTGGAGGCGCATCTGCGGGAAGCCGAGGGGCTCCTGACGGAGCGCCTGAACGGGCAACGAGATGCAACGGCCCTGGCCCAGGCCCTGTGGGAGGCCCAGTTCACCCGCCAGACCGCGTTCGACGCGCGAACTCATCAGCGGGTCACCTACGCCCAGGTGGTCTTCCCCCTGTCCTATCTGGCCGGAAGGCTGTTCGAGGAGATCCCCGAAGCGGAGCGAGGCCCCCGCATTCTGGAGCACCTGCACGGGGTCCTGGAGGCCCGGGAGGAGGAGCTGGGCCGGACGACATGGGCCTCCGTGGCGGATCAGCGGCCGGTTGATCTGGAGGAAGCGGCCCGTCTCAGCCTTCAGGCCTGGCTGGGAGAGGCGCGCTGGGAGGCGGTGGCGGAGGTTCCCTTCCGCCAGTGGGACCCTGCGCTTCAGGAGGAGGCCCTCCGGTTCTTCGGACGCCGGGCCTTCTCGGCGGCGGCTCGTGACCTGCTCCTCAGCCTGATTGGCCAGCTCTGGGTGGAGTATCTCACGGCCATCGAGAACCTGCGGCAGGGCATCGGCCTGGAGGCCTTCGGTCAGCGGGATCCCCTGGTCGAATACAAGCGCCGGGCCTTTGAGATGTTCCAGGATCTCCTGAACAACATCCGCGCGGAGACGGTGCGCCGGCTCTTCCTGATCGTGCCCGCGGGCCAGGCCCTGGCCCGGGAACGCCGGAGTGCCCCGGGAGCCCGGGCCCGCGTGCAGGCGGAACCGGCCTCCCGCGCCATCGGGCGCAACGATCCATGCCCGTGCGGAAGCGGCAAGAAATACAAGCACTGCCACGGCCGCCCCGGCGCCCCGCCGTTGCCCGGAACCGCACCGTCGCCCCGCCCGACCTCCGAACCCCGCCGTCGATGA
- a CDS encoding right-handed parallel beta-helix repeat-containing protein has product MLRTVCSLIMVVGAAYLILVMGSRDPRTNARTLWVDDDGTVGAAASSCDGPDPAYIRIQAAIEAAEDGDEIRICPGVYREQITIHRNYLTVRSVDGSAVDASPDTILLPEELDPAGVWILGDGNVLEGLVIQDTAAGPPHPVHLHRLIWVGGDRNTVRRNRLVGRGPTGPADIGVEVHGGDVGNGVAERNEIVENEILNVFSHAILVRSLARDRAAYWTVIRGNQIHDNPGNGITVDRSPATRVERNTLSRNGVAIVFHSEPAFPAIETMFRCNQIVGNRTGARNAATDGLVMRAEYNWWGNENGPRHDLRNSGGGGDAVGDNVAFRPWLTGPLEEICPLLRIRIDVMPGDTTNRIHPGSHTLIPVALLSSSGFIPLAEVDRRRLHFGATGGESAVVGCDSLIGDLNGDGIGDLVCYFRSELTGLGPDHRVARLRGQTLEGVAIEGQDAVEILP; this is encoded by the coding sequence ATGCTGCGCACGGTGTGTTCGCTGATCATGGTGGTGGGAGCGGCCTACCTGATCCTGGTCATGGGTTCCAGAGACCCGCGGACGAACGCCCGGACGCTCTGGGTGGACGATGACGGCACGGTGGGGGCGGCCGCCTCTTCCTGTGATGGCCCCGACCCGGCTTACATCCGCATCCAGGCGGCCATCGAGGCGGCCGAGGATGGCGATGAGATCCGGATCTGCCCCGGGGTGTATCGGGAACAGATCACCATCCATCGGAATTACCTCACCGTCCGCTCTGTGGACGGATCCGCGGTGGATGCCAGCCCCGATACGATCCTGTTGCCTGAGGAGCTGGACCCGGCCGGGGTGTGGATCCTGGGGGACGGCAACGTCCTGGAGGGGCTGGTGATCCAGGACACGGCGGCTGGCCCGCCCCATCCCGTCCATCTTCACCGGCTTATCTGGGTGGGGGGCGATCGCAACACGGTCCGCCGCAACCGCCTCGTCGGCCGGGGGCCAACAGGCCCTGCGGATATCGGGGTGGAGGTGCACGGGGGAGATGTCGGCAACGGGGTGGCGGAACGGAATGAGATCGTCGAGAATGAGATCCTTAACGTCTTCAGCCACGCGATCCTGGTTCGGAGCCTGGCCCGCGACCGGGCTGCCTACTGGACGGTTATCAGAGGTAACCAGATCCATGATAACCCGGGGAACGGCATCACGGTGGATCGCTCGCCCGCCACACGGGTGGAGCGCAACACCCTGTCCCGTAACGGGGTGGCTATCGTCTTCCATAGTGAGCCTGCGTTCCCGGCCATCGAGACGATGTTCCGGTGCAATCAGATCGTTGGCAATCGCACAGGAGCTCGGAACGCCGCAACAGATGGCTTGGTGATGCGAGCAGAGTATAACTGGTGGGGGAACGAAAACGGCCCCCGCCATGATCTGCGGAACTCGGGGGGAGGCGGAGATGCGGTAGGAGACAACGTGGCGTTTCGGCCCTGGCTGACCGGGCCGCTGGAGGAGATATGTCCCCTGCTGCGCATCCGCATCGATGTGATGCCGGGGGACACCACGAACCGCATCCATCCCGGAAGCCACACCCTGATCCCGGTGGCCCTCCTTTCCAGCTCGGGCTTCATCCCGCTGGCCGAGGTGGATCGAAGGCGTCTGCACTTTGGAGCCACGGGCGGGGAGAGCGCTGTGGTTGGCTGCGACAGTCTGATCGGCGACCTCAACGGCGATGGGATCGGGGACCTGGTTTGCTACTTCCGGTCCGAGCTTACCGGCCTGGGGCCGGACCACCGGGTCGCCCGGCTGCGGGGTCAAACCCTGGAAGGGGTTGCCATAGAGGGCCAGGATGCTGTAGAGATCCTTCCATAA
- a CDS encoding ABC transporter ATP-binding protein: MARVRLERIRKTFGKVIALRDVSLTIEDGEFFVLLGPSGCGKTTLLRCVAGLERVDHGCIFIGEREVTGLPPRRRNIAMVFQSYAVFPHMKVYDNIAFGLRMRRVPEAEVRRRVERAATMLQLEGLLDRYPAQLSGGQRQRVAVARALVMQPDVLLMDEPLSNLDALLRLHARAELKRLHQETGMTIIYVTHDQVEAMSLGDRIAVMREGEIVQVDTPMRIYEAPATVFVGGFIGNPPMNFLRGVAENSEGGWSFVLEGYRLPMPEIPGVVPQQPLLLGIRAEHIRIEASPQPWTVPVTVSVVEPLGAQVLVTAYLGSQTLKMTLPPGRAVEPGQTLWLSFPPEAVRWMDAQSGQALR, from the coding sequence ATGGCACGTGTGCGTCTGGAGCGGATCCGGAAGACCTTCGGGAAGGTCATTGCGTTGCGGGACGTCTCCCTGACGATCGAGGATGGAGAGTTCTTTGTGCTGCTGGGGCCCTCCGGATGTGGCAAGACCACCCTGTTGCGCTGTGTCGCCGGCCTGGAGCGGGTGGATCACGGTTGTATCTTCATCGGAGAGCGGGAGGTCACCGGGCTGCCTCCCCGCCGTCGAAACATCGCCATGGTATTCCAGAGCTATGCGGTTTTCCCCCACATGAAGGTTTACGACAACATCGCCTTCGGGTTGCGCATGCGGCGGGTTCCGGAGGCGGAGGTGCGGCGGCGGGTGGAGCGAGCCGCGACGATGTTGCAGCTGGAGGGGTTGCTCGACCGGTATCCCGCCCAGCTCTCCGGAGGTCAGCGGCAGCGGGTCGCGGTGGCCCGGGCCCTGGTGATGCAGCCGGATGTGCTGCTGATGGATGAGCCCCTCAGCAATCTGGACGCGCTGTTGCGGTTGCATGCGCGGGCGGAGCTGAAACGGCTCCACCAGGAGACGGGGATGACGATCATCTATGTGACCCATGACCAAGTGGAAGCGATGAGCCTGGGGGATCGTATCGCCGTGATGCGCGAGGGGGAGATCGTCCAAGTCGACACACCCATGCGGATTTATGAAGCCCCGGCCACGGTCTTCGTGGGCGGGTTCATCGGGAACCCGCCGATGAATTTCCTGCGTGGGGTGGCGGAGAATAGCGAGGGCGGGTGGAGTTTTGTCCTGGAAGGATATCGCCTCCCCATGCCCGAGATCCCCGGGGTCGTCCCCCAGCAGCCGTTGTTGTTAGGCATCCGGGCGGAGCACATCCGCATCGAAGCGTCTCCGCAGCCATGGACGGTCCCCGTTACGGTCTCGGTCGTGGAGCCCCTGGGGGCTCAGGTTCTGGTGACCGCCTACCTGGGCTCCCAGACCTTGAAGATGACGCTGCCTCCGGGACGCGCGGTGGAGCCGGGTCAAACCCTCTGGCTGTCCTTCCCCCCCGAAGCGGTGCGCTGGATGGATGCCCAAAGCGGTCAGGCTCTTCGATGA
- a CDS encoding carbohydrate ABC transporter permease, with the protein MKRGSRMADLLWYGGAALLALWVLAPIYLIGLLAFSPRMAVYRWPRPLLPLEFSVETMQFFVNATGTLAATRNSVVVALLTMILSLALGAPAGYALARFIFPGREAVRMGILMTRMFPMAILSIPLAVTFIRIGLYDTPWAVALVHTAMALPFVILITSSVFMAIPRDLEEAAMTLGCSPLTAFLRVSLPLALPGLAAASLFTFVISWNEVFAATILTLRQRTLPALVLTVLNESPLYFRFAGGFFMVAPAMIILLIIRRYLFNLWGVVSR; encoded by the coding sequence ATGAAGCGGGGATCCCGGATGGCGGACCTGCTCTGGTATGGGGGGGCAGCGCTTTTGGCCCTCTGGGTGCTGGCCCCGATCTACCTGATCGGGCTGCTGGCCTTCAGCCCGCGTATGGCCGTGTATCGCTGGCCCCGTCCCCTGCTTCCGCTGGAGTTCTCGGTGGAGACCATGCAATTCTTCGTGAACGCCACGGGGACGCTGGCGGCCACGCGCAACAGCGTGGTGGTTGCCCTGCTCACGATGATCCTGTCCCTGGCCCTGGGGGCGCCGGCGGGATACGCCCTGGCTCGCTTCATCTTCCCGGGGCGGGAGGCGGTGCGCATGGGGATCCTGATGACCCGGATGTTCCCAATGGCGATCCTCTCCATCCCCCTGGCGGTGACCTTCATCCGCATCGGCCTCTACGACACGCCATGGGCAGTGGCCCTGGTCCATACCGCTATGGCCCTCCCTTTCGTCATCCTGATCACCTCCAGCGTGTTCATGGCCATCCCCCGCGATCTGGAGGAGGCGGCCATGACCCTGGGCTGCAGCCCGCTCACCGCCTTCCTTCGGGTCTCCTTGCCTCTGGCCCTGCCTGGCCTGGCTGCCGCCAGCCTCTTCACCTTCGTGATCTCATGGAATGAGGTCTTCGCCGCCACCATCCTGACCCTGCGGCAACGAACGTTGCCGGCCCTGGTCCTCACGGTCCTCAACGAATCGCCCCTCTACTTCCGGTTCGCTGGGGGCTTTTTCATGGTCGCCCCCGCCATGATCATCCTTCTCATCATCCGGCGTTATCTCTTCAATCTTTGGGGGGTCGTCAGCCGCTGA
- a CDS encoding carbohydrate ABC transporter permease, whose translation MSRWWKVEIGLPLALLMPAILFLGLFIALPSVQALLLAAQAPDGSWSGEPFRRMLADTRFMPALRNTLVLIALVIPLQLALALTMALIAQSRRRGAGFFLYVYAIPLAISELAAGLVWLAIFTERGYLNVVLRALGLIQRPIIFLSYEHPIGILLAVVIAEVWRATAIVMVTLVAGLQMILGEYWEAAEVFGANLAQKLRYVVLPLLRPSLQAALIIRTLFAFQTFAVVVALGGGVLPVLASEAYVWYAGAHNPHVAAAYSLIILALSALVTGFYLYVLRVRPEEMGR comes from the coding sequence GTGAGTCGGTGGTGGAAAGTCGAAATCGGGTTGCCGCTGGCGCTGTTGATGCCGGCCATTCTTTTCCTGGGGCTGTTCATCGCTCTCCCCAGCGTCCAGGCTCTGTTGCTGGCCGCCCAGGCCCCGGATGGCTCCTGGTCCGGGGAGCCCTTCCGCCGCATGCTGGCGGACACCCGCTTCATGCCCGCCCTGCGCAACACGCTGGTGCTGATCGCCCTGGTGATCCCCCTGCAGCTGGCTCTGGCTTTGACCATGGCCTTGATTGCGCAGTCCCGGCGCCGCGGCGCCGGATTTTTCCTTTACGTGTATGCGATCCCGCTGGCCATCTCGGAGCTGGCGGCGGGGCTGGTCTGGCTGGCCATCTTCACCGAGCGGGGATATCTCAATGTCGTCTTGCGCGCCCTGGGGTTGATCCAGCGTCCCATCATCTTTCTCTCATATGAGCACCCGATCGGCATCCTCCTGGCGGTGGTGATCGCGGAGGTGTGGAGGGCCACGGCTATCGTGATGGTCACCCTGGTGGCGGGGTTGCAGATGATCCTGGGCGAGTACTGGGAGGCGGCGGAGGTCTTCGGCGCGAACCTGGCTCAGAAACTGCGTTACGTGGTCCTGCCCCTGCTGCGGCCCAGCCTGCAGGCGGCCCTGATCATCCGCACCCTTTTCGCCTTCCAGACCTTCGCCGTGGTGGTGGCCCTGGGCGGGGGGGTCCTGCCCGTCCTGGCCTCAGAGGCCTACGTCTGGTATGCGGGGGCCCATAACCCCCATGTGGCCGCGGCGTATTCGCTGATCATCCTGGCCCTGTCCGCTTTGGTGACCGGCTTTTATCTCTACGTCCTGCGGGTGCGCCCGGAGGAGATGGGGCGATGA
- a CDS encoding ABC transporter substrate-binding protein, producing the protein MRTRRLWALFTVALILSLACQPAAPPTPTPTAPPPPAAPSPTPPPPTPTPPPKPVLFLSTQLRPVEEAEKMRNVILKPFGAPVEFIPEDEGPFHDRIRAEIQAGKVTVDVVGALHGNFVTLLKDNALEDLTPLMERLKDRPMISQFAELGKLGTDRQYCIPWMQATYILAINKKALDYLPAGADVNALTWDQLRQWGENIHKATGERRLGFPLGPKGLIHRFVQGYLYPSYTGAFVTTYKSPEAVEMWKSFKALWEHVNPQSTTYDFMQEPLLAEEVWIAWDHTARLVNAFKERPEDFIAAPVPAGPKGRGFMPVLACLGIVKGAPNREGAEALIEFLTRPETQLTILREVAFFPVLDIPMPADMPAHVRIEGEAVVKQSGAQDAIPALLPVGLGGKAGEFNKVNRDTLERIVLKGEDIEKVLQEEAAKLQAILNETGAACWPPDPPSTGPCQVR; encoded by the coding sequence ATGCGTACGCGAAGGCTCTGGGCCCTCTTCACGGTCGCCCTCATCCTGTCCCTCGCCTGCCAGCCGGCGGCACCTCCCACGCCGACTCCCACCGCTCCGCCTCCGCCGGCGGCGCCCTCCCCCACGCCTCCTCCGCCCACGCCCACCCCGCCGCCCAAGCCGGTCCTCTTCCTCTCCACCCAGCTGCGGCCGGTGGAGGAGGCGGAGAAGATGCGCAACGTGATCCTCAAACCCTTCGGCGCCCCTGTGGAGTTCATCCCGGAGGACGAAGGCCCCTTCCACGATCGGATCCGCGCGGAGATCCAGGCGGGCAAGGTGACGGTGGATGTGGTGGGGGCGTTGCATGGTAACTTCGTCACGCTCCTCAAGGACAACGCCCTGGAGGATCTCACCCCGCTGATGGAGCGCCTGAAGGATCGTCCGATGATCTCCCAGTTCGCGGAGCTGGGGAAGCTGGGCACGGATCGCCAGTATTGCATCCCGTGGATGCAGGCCACTTATATCCTGGCGATCAACAAGAAGGCGCTGGACTACCTGCCTGCGGGCGCGGATGTCAACGCCCTGACATGGGATCAGCTCCGACAGTGGGGGGAGAACATCCATAAGGCGACAGGGGAGCGCCGTCTGGGGTTCCCCCTGGGTCCCAAGGGCCTGATCCACCGCTTCGTCCAGGGCTATCTGTATCCATCCTACACCGGCGCCTTCGTCACAACGTACAAGAGCCCGGAGGCGGTGGAGATGTGGAAGTCCTTTAAGGCCCTCTGGGAGCATGTCAACCCACAATCCACCACCTATGATTTCATGCAGGAGCCGTTGCTGGCCGAGGAGGTGTGGATCGCCTGGGATCACACGGCCCGGTTGGTGAACGCCTTCAAGGAGCGGCCGGAGGACTTCATCGCGGCCCCCGTGCCGGCGGGCCCCAAGGGACGGGGCTTCATGCCGGTGCTGGCCTGTCTCGGGATCGTGAAGGGCGCGCCAAACCGGGAAGGGGCGGAGGCGTTGATTGAGTTCCTCACCCGGCCGGAGACTCAGCTGACCATCCTCCGCGAGGTCGCTTTCTTCCCGGTCCTGGACATCCCCATGCCGGCGGATATGCCCGCTCATGTCCGGATCGAAGGCGAGGCGGTCGTCAAGCAATCCGGGGCACAAGATGCGATCCCGGCGCTGTTGCCGGTGGGCCTGGGCGGCAAGGCCGGCGAGTTCAACAAGGTCAACCGGGACACCCTGGAGCGCATCGTGCTGAAGGGTGAGGACATCGAAAAGGTGCTTCAGGAGGAAGCGGCCAAGCTGCAGGCGATCCTGAACGAGACCGGCGCCGCCTGCTGGCCACCGGATCCGCCCAGCACCGGACCATGCCAGGTGCGGTGA